A section of the Phaseolus vulgaris cultivar G19833 chromosome 8, P. vulgaris v2.0, whole genome shotgun sequence genome encodes:
- the LOC137826848 gene encoding subtilisin-like protease SBT4.14, with protein sequence MLLLKMLPKRHTKFLFLLCLQLLLILTSSASVNGVEKKNFYIVFLGAHTESRGNALETYLNVLSSVKGSYLEAKESMVYSYTRNFNAFAAKLSDDEAKKLSAMDEVLLVFQNQYRQLHTTRSWNFIGLPPTARRRLNVESDIIVALLDTGITPESKSFKDNGFGPPPARWKGSCGHYANFSGCNKKILGAKYFKADGNLDPSDILSPVDTDGHGTHTASTVAGNLVPNANLFELANGTARGAVPSARLAIYKVCWSSSGCADMDILAAFDAAIHDGVDVISISIGGGNPSYVKDSISIGAFHAMRKGIITVASAGNAGPSLGTVTNTAPWIVTVAASGIDRAFKSTVQLGNGKNFSGVGVSCFDPKGKQYPLVSGIDAAKDSKDKEEARFCFEGSLEPNKVKGKLVYCKLGTWGTEAVVKGIGGIGTLIESDQFPDVAQIFMAPATIVNSRQGDTITKYIQSSRSPSAMIYKSHEVKMPAPFTATFSSRGPNTVSQNVLKPDVAAPGIDILASYTLKKSLTGLKGDTQFSEFILMSGTSMACPHVSGVAAYVKSFHPHWTPAAIRSSIITTAKPMSKRVNSEGEFAYGAGQLNPTRAVSPGLVYDMDDLGYIQFLCHEGYKGSSLSALVGSPVNCSSLLPGLGHDAINYPTMQLSLESSKGTKLGVFRRTVTNVGPAPTIYNATIISPKGVEITVKPTSLSFSKTKQKRSFKVVVKATSIGSSKIVSGSLIWRSPRYIVRSPIVINNP encoded by the exons ATGTTGCTACTAAAAATGTTGCCAAAGAGGCATACAAAATTCCTTTTTCTACTTTGCCTTCAATTATTGCTAATCTTAACAAGCAGTGCTTCAGTTAATGGAGTTGAGAAGAAG AACTTTTACATTGTTTTTTTGGGAGCTCATACAGAGAGCAGAGGAAATGCACTTGAGACCTATTTAAATGTTCTATCTTCTGTGAAGGGAAG CTACCTTGAAGCCAAAGAATCTATGGTGTATAGTTACACAAGGAACTTCAATGCATTTGCTGCAAAACTGTCAGACGATGAAGCCAAGAAGTTATCTG CCATGGATGAAGTGCTTTTAGTGTTTCAAAATCAGTACCGCCAGCTACACACAACAAGATCATGGAACTTCATTGGGTTACCTCCAACAGCAAGAAGAAGATTGAATGTAGAAAGTGACATAATTGTTGCTCTTTTGGATACAG GGATCACACCTGAGTCTAAAAGCTTCAAGGACAACGGATTTGGTCCTCCACCAGCAAGATGGAAAGGATCTTGTGGCCACTATGCTAATTTCTCAGGCTGCAATAA AAAGATCCTAGGAGCCAAGTACTTCAAGGCTGATGGAAACCTTGATCCATCAGACATATTATCTCCTGTGGATACTGATGGCCATGGCACTCACACTGCATCAACAGTTGCAGGCAATCTGGTCCCAAATGCAAATCTCTTTGAGTTGGCCAATGGGACTGCTCGAGGTGCAGTGCCATCGGCTAGGCTAGCAATTTACAAAGTTTGCTGGTCATCTAGTGGATGTGCAGACATGGACATACTTGCTGCATTTGATGCTGCTATACATGATGGTGTGGATGTCATATCTATTTCCATAGGTGGAGGGAACCCTAGTTATGTTAAAGACTCCATATCAATTGGTGCATTTCATGCCATGAGGAAAGGTATAATCACAGTGGCCTCAGCTGGAAATGCTGGTCCAAGCCTGGGAACTGTAACAAATACTGCACCATGGATTGTAACTGTGGCAGCTAGTGGCATTGACAGGGCTTTCAAGAGCACTGTACAGTTGGGAAATGGAAAGAATTTTTCT GGGGTAGGCGTGAGTTGTTTTGATCCGAAAGGAAAACAGTACCCTCTTGTCAGTGGGATTGATGCAGCCAAAGACTCAAAAGACAAGGAGGAGGCTAG ATTCTGCTTTGAAGGCAGCTTAGAGCCAAATAAAGTGAAAGGAAAACTTGTTTACTGCAAATTAGGAACATGGGGCACTGAAGCTGTTGTTAAAGGAATTGGGGGCATTGGTACTTTAATAGAAAGTGACCAATTTCCTGATGTTGCTCAAATTTTCATGGCACCTGCTACCATTGTGAATAGTAGGCAAGGTGACACTATTACAAAATATATACAATCCTCAAG ATCACCATCAGCAATGATATACAAGAGCCACGAGGTGAAAATGCCAGCTCCATTTACTGCTACATTTTCATCTAGAGGCCCAAATACAGTATCCCAAAATGTTCTCAAG CCTGATGTTGCAGCTCCTGGCATTGACATCTTGGCATCTTATACTCTGAAGAAGTCACTCACTGGTTTGAAGGGGGACACTCAATTTTCAGAATTTATTCTAATGTCTGGGACTTCCATGGCATGTCCTCATGTTTCTGGAGTTGCAGCATATGTTAAGTCATTTCACCCACATTGGACTCCTGCTGCAATTAGGTCTTCTATTATCACCACAG CCAAACCAATGAGCAAGAGAGTTAACAGTGAGGGAGAATTTGCCTATGGTGCTGGTCAATTGAACCCAACAAGAGCTGTTAGCCCTGGTTTGGTCTATGACATGGATGACTTAGGGTATATCCAGTTCTTATGCCATGAGGGGTACAAAGGTTCCAGTTTATCAGCTTTAGTTGGTTCACCAGTAAATTGCTCCTCTTTGCTTCCTGGGCTAGGCCATGATGCTATCAACTACCCCACAATGCAACTGAGCCTGGAAAGCAGCAAAGGCACAAAATTAGGAGTTTTCAGAAGAACAGTGACCAATGTAGGTCCTGCTCCAACCATCTACAATGCAACCATTATTTCACCTAAGGGAGTGGAAATCACAGTGAAGCCAACTAGCCTCAGTTTTTCTAAAACCAAGCAGAAGAGGAGCTTCAAAGTAGTTGTGAAAGCCACATCTATTGGAAGTAGCAAAATTGTATCAGGCTCCCTTATATGGAGAAGCCCACGTTACATTGTAAGGAGCCCTATTGTTATCAACAATCCATAA